CCATATATCTTCTTCTGAATATGCTACCTGGGTCATCATCAAGACCCAGGAGCAGCATGGAAGGATCTAAGTCCAGAAGCATCACTCTGGGGAGAGTTAACCTTATTGCAGTTCTAAAATCCCTAACATAGTCTTCACTGGGGATGTTTCAAACTTTATATCTGGACTTCCATCATTCTCAGCATTTGAGAGTTTTGGATTTCAAACCTCTGAAATGCTTCCTTCATACAGGAGTCTCaaaattttagaagaagaaataagcaaaaatgttTACTTAAAATTGTTTCTAATCCATTCTTTAGGATTTACATGTCACTAAATAGTGTAAGAAGTAAGTAACGCCTCCCAATCTTGGATCTCTCACTATGTTATCTTGCCCCATAGAGACCTCATCAAATACTATAGATTCAAGTGCTAGCCTGCAGTACTGAGACACTTCTCTATTACCAAGTCATGTTTCTATTCCCAAGACAAACATCTGCGTAGACAAAGGGCCTTCCTCCACCTTTATTTCAGTAGCACTCCCATTCCCCAGGACCTACAGGCAGTTGGGGCACTCACATTGATGCAGAAGAGTGTAGTCATTCTGTGCAAGTAGTTAGGGTCTCCAGACATAGCTAAGACCTTGGGGATGATAGTGGCATGGGCCCACTCCTTCCCAAACTTCTCCACTAGCTTCTTAAGGTTGCTGGTGGCAGCCTCACGGATAGCATACACTGCAATGGGGACAGAGCAAGGGAGGTGATTCAAGGTAAAGGACTGACCAGGAGGGCGTAGCAGCTATTCACGTATCAGCAAATTCAGCAAAATTAGAAAATAGCATTTGCTATGTTTTATtcagtttctctttctcataCAGCACCTTCTAGCCACCAGAGGCAGGAACCGTTTGTCTCATTATTCAGAAGGAATGATCAAGGCTCTGCTCATGAAAACTACATCTCAAACTATTTAATGCATACTAATTAAAACTGCCTGGGAGAGAAAAAcagtaactttaatttttttaaccatataataaaaaaacaagGAACATGTTTCACAAGGGCTGAGAGGCCATGGTAAGAAGTCTTCATGTTCTGGAATGTGCATAAAGCCAAAGACGGAAAGACACCAGGTTTGGTTCAGCAGACCAAGTaaaggattcaaactcaggtcttctgtatCTACCCACAACCTCAACCCCAATCTACACACTCCTCTATGGTTTCCTAACGGCAACATGTAAGCACTAACAGCAGAATGTCCTAGCTTATCTGTTTGTCTTTGGGGCTAACCCACCCTGCTGTGTTGCTGGGAGAACTTACCATGATCCACTAGCCAGGCCATACACAAAGAGTTAAGTTTCTCATCAAAAAACTCCACACCCTGCAGAGATAAATGATTGGTAAGAGCTTGAGGGATGAGAGTTAGGATGGAAGGGAGGGTGGGGTCCCAGATAATCATGCAACTCTCAATCCCACCTGAGCTGCTTCTTGTTCTGACTAAACCCCATTCATCGGTTAAGAACCTAGTTCCAGAGTAGGGTCCTCCCTCCATGGGCAGCTGTCACTGCCTACAAGGGACAGCTCCTAATCCCTTGTTACAACAACACAGCCCTGTCACTGGAGATATAACTGGACCCTATACTCATCACTTCAGTGCCAATAAAACCTGGGTCCTCACTCACGAGCTGTCCAGCCAGCAGAGGCATGTACTCAATGATGGCCAGCCGCACTCGCCACTTGGCATCTTCAGCTAATTCCACGATGGCAGGAAGCAGGGACTGAGAGAGCTGTCGGATGCCAATCACTTCGTTCACACAATCCAGGTTGGAAATGATGTTCAACCGTACCTCAGGACACTTGGAAAGAAAATAGGAAGGTTGAGAGAACAGACTACATACCCTAGAAGAGTGAGAGGAGCAGGCAAGAGCTCCTTTCTGGGTATTGTCCCATAACAGAAAATATCCACCTAGACTCAAAAGTAACTGAGACTCTGCAAGTGAAATGGGAGCCACTTGATAGGCTGGAAGAAATATCCAGTGCCTGGAACACGAAGGAAAGGAGTGTTCCAGGGAGCTTACTCTCTatcattcttatttcttttcacTGACATGGAATCTCAGACCTTGGGACACATCAGACAAATCTCTAAGGTGCCTGACTACAGGTATTGTGAACTCCGACTGACAGTCAGTATGTATCCATTCACACTCATTCCATAGGGCAGGGACATCAATGGGAATACACGAGTGGAGAAGCCCCACATTGGCCATAAAAAGCAACTTCTCTGGAAAACCCAAAATGCAGATccaagagccttttttttttcttgtggttttaGAAACTAAATCCAGAGCTGTGAATGTTAAGACTTTTCAActgactttacaaacatttctaaagAATGACTTCTTGAGTAGGAATGGCCTATGAGGCATCTTTGACCCAGTCTGGGAAAAGGGGACAAATCTGCATTCACCATCATAGAATTAGCCACTGTGTAGTCTATCAAAGTACTCCATTAAAGAAGGCCAACACATGGCATCACATTAGTCTGGCTTCCCACGACCTCTGGCAACCTCTCTTATCTCTCCCTAACACTGGCTACACTTTCCTAACAGGAACATCTGTTGCAGTGACGCTTGCCCAGATTCAAAGCCAATTCCCTAAACTGTTACCACAGTGACCTCTTTTGTTCTCTAGACCACTTGCACAGGCAGGTACGGTGATCAGAATGGTTATGGCCATCAAAGCATGTAGAAGAAACAAGCCAGAGCCATTTCAACGGGACCTTCAGTGGGCCAGGAGACAAATTACAGCTGCAGCTTTAGACCACGAAAGCCAGGCCAGCAAGGCTTATCTCTCACAACAGGACCAGTTGGAATGATGCAAGAGGACTAATCATAATTTATTAATGTCACTGTATTCTAGTCTCTACAGCACCTGACGCTTTAAACCATGCCACACCTCTCCCAGTACCTACAGTTTCTGAGTAGAATTACGGGACAATTTATCCATCTGTTCCTCTCTACTGCCACACTCTGTAGGTCCCTAAGGATCACCATTGTCTTGGTCTTTGTTTATGTCATcaacactcaggaaacagatgaGTACAAAATTAAGGGCACATGAAGCATTGTCTGACAAGAATGAGTGAACAAGCAGACATGTATGCCTCTCATCAACTCAGCAAAGCAGGAAGTGTGGAGTGTGGTGCCAAAATTTTATACTCTTGGACAATTTGATTGACTCAGGAAACCTTACCACTCTTACCTCATCCTTTAGCTGAGCCAAGAAGAGGGGCAAAAGGTGTTCAATGGTGTTGTCTTTGCCCAGGATGGGAGAGAGGCCCATGATGACCGAAGCCAGTGCTGACTTGACATGTTGGTTGGCATCTGACACGAGCTCCTtcggagagaagaaaggaggtagACAAGGTCAGAAATCTCCTTTAATGGCAACTGGCCACATAGACAGTATCCCTGATACCCCAAGAAGACCACAGTCTTCTGCTTTTTACATAGACAGGGCATCTCAGGGCTGCATTGCACTTATTCTCAACAAGGCATTGTTTGTTATGTGAGCCCCGATCCTGAGCCAACTGCCCTATTCACCAAAACTCTGTGCATAAGGGGATTCTGGTCTCTCAGCAGTAAACACATCCCTTAGATCTTAGGGTCAGCAGCAACCCTCAGAttttgcctacagcccaatccaTGACTGTTAAACAGTTACTGTATCCCAAAAGGACTGTAAACCTTGCTTGGATCTGATTGTACCTAAAAGCAAATCTTCACCCATCTCCAGCAGTCTCAAATCCTACCATCAAACACTGTATTACCTTGATGCAGGGCAAGATCTGGGTCATGATCACATTCTCCCGGCAGTCAGCTGAGAGATTTTCACAGAACTCTGTGGGCAGGGACAGGAAGGTGCTGATGAGACCTGATGCTCTGGGCTCATTTCTGCCTCTAAGAAATCCACCCATCTAGTTGTGTTCTGGTTGCCAGCACCAACCTTTGACCTTGTGGGAGGCTGCGGCCCTCACCTCGGCCTCACAGTCCTTCATCAGGTTCTGGAAGGCAGGCACCAGATCTGTCTTGGTGATTTCAGGTCCTACTGCTTTCTGGAGCTGAACACAAAGAGAAGAAGAGCAGAACTGAAGAGTCTGGCAGCCACTCAGGGCTAGAGGCAAAAATGGAGATGAAAGCACCAGAATGAGGTTAGGACACAGCACAAGGGACATAGTCCCAACTCGACGACACGACCAACCAGTGAAGTCATCACCTCTCTGATGACTTCTTCAGAAATAGAATGAGGATTACAGAACATTCTCCATGGTATGTTTTCCATTTATTGTTTAGGTTATTTGACGTTGGATGTCCCATTACCTAAACACAGTAAGTGGTTCCTGCTTTCATCtaacatgaaaatatgtaaacatacttgtattttattaaattggCTACAAGAAGCTGGTATCATTTTTGCAATTAGAATGATTACAAACAGTGAAGAGGAAAGCACATGCCAGTTAACAAGGATGCAGGAAAAGAATGTAGATGACTATGCTTTAACTTGTTGGAAGAACAGTTGGGAGTAGGATGACTCTActactaaaataataaagaagtaaACATCTTGCAGGGCTTTATATTGCATTTATGAGTATGTTTGCTGTGTGCTATGGATAGACTATTATTTCATATCCCCTGAGCCCTGTCATCCAGCCTGCTTCCCTTGCAGATCAAAAGCCTACTTGCCTTTACTGTGGTACTAAGCCCCCCAGGCACACATACTTCTACATGGCCAGGTCTCAGACAACTCCACTAGACCCAGGAATATGTTACTTAGGGCTGAGTATTCCTTCCATGAGGAGCTCTTGCTCATGTCTGCCCCTCTGCTCACTAAATTTCAGCATCCAGTCATGAATGCTGCTGCTTACTCTGTCTCTTCTACATTCTCTGTGCAGGCTTGTCTTTGTGCTCCGACATATTTGTTATCTAGCTGCCACTTCCTCATCCTGAAGCACCACATCCTCCTTTCAATGCCATCaagcaaacagaacaaacaaCACACTCCATTAGAACAaacttttttaaataagatttattcattatacatatatgagtacactgtcactctcttcagatacatcagaagagggcattggattacattacagatggttgtgaaccaacatgtagttgctgggctggaagagcagtcagtcctcttaaccgaTGAGGcacttctccagcccccatcAGCACTTTTAATTGAGGCTGACTTTTAGCCTGCTCCTTGAAAGGCCAGGAATGTGTGCAATTAACTGACTCCAGAACCTTGACCAAAAGTCGTGCTAGTAACTACGGACCTGGGAATATAGCACCAACAATACAACACTTAACTCTCAGTATAAGAAGGTGCAAGGGCGAGGAGAGTGGGGTGGTGGAGGACATGCAGTTGGCTAAGAAAATTTGGATCTCAGTACAAACAGGACTTGACCCTGATCTGACTGCTTGTGGGTGCTGACCAGTATCACTGGGGCTGTGTCTTTCTTTGGGAAGTTTACGTTTAGGAGACATGGTTTCATGGAGTTTGAACTTCCACCCAGGCCTGGCTCTGGGAGATCATTGGGTTCCTCTTTAAGACTCAGGTAGATCTGTGCTATACTTAAAAAGCATGTCAGCTCCTCCATGttattccctccttccctcagaTAGCCTCAGTGTCTACAGCTGTGGAACTATGCCAACTTACCTCTGTGAACTTGTCAGCCACCATGTATCGAACACGCCAAGACTTGTCCTCAGCAGCCTGTCGCAAGGTAGGCATCACTAAGGCCTCCAGGTCCTCCTGGGGCAGAAGCTGGGCAATATTCACACATGCCTCCACTGCCAGCAGCCGCACCGAGTCCTAGGGAAAACAGCAGGAGGGGTAGGAAAGCAGAGGCCCACTGAGCCTTAAGGGTGCACCCCTTCCTAAGCTTATTTGCATTGTGAGAGCTGATGACTGACTTACCTGCTCGTCAGAGGCCAGGTTAGAGAACATGGGAATGATCTCACTCTTGACATTGTCCAGCTCCAGTACCTTAGCAAATTCCCCCAGCTTGGAGGCAGCGGCCCGCCGCACCATGGGGGTGTCATCTGAGCACAGGTTCCTGAAGTACCTGGGATTGGATGGAGGCCCAGACTTAGAATCCTGGAAAGTACTAACAGCTGGTGTCACAGAACAGCACAGAGCACTGCTGGGTCTGCAGTAAATTCTGGTGTTGACAATGGTGACTTTGTACAACTCATGACTTCTTTGTATTCTCAGCTCTATAAATGGACCACTGGCAACAGCACGTCCCCACACAGCTAACTTGAGGTCTCTGACTGAGTACAACACAGTACTAACAACTGTTTAAAATGCGAGTGACTCACTTTCCATATCAGGAGCAATTGTCTCATTAAGAGACACAAGGGAGACTAGTGGAGACATGCAGTATGTGTCAGCAACTGAGGTGTCTAAACCCGGGGCAGGCTGCAGATAACACCAAACACTATTTGTTGTGTTGTATTCTGTTCCAAGTCCACATGTGTAACTAATGGCAGGAATAAATTTCCACGCAGGCAGACCAGGCAAATCCAGCCTTCATATATGGTGCCCAGTGATCACTGTGAAGGACCAGCCTCTTTGAGGAGCATTGAGAAGTAGGGAGACATCAAGGGCATTAGACATTAGGTCCTGAGAAGACCTAAAGGGGCTAAGGCTTAGAAGAAGGTTAGGTAAGGTGATGGGAGTGAGAACTCACTGTCGAAGTTCTGCCTTCACAGCACTGGATACTCGGGGGTAGCAAACTGAGAAGAGACCACAGGCCGAGGTGCGGGAGGTGAACCAGTCTCCACCCGCCAGCCGTTTCACCAGAGGCACAAAGTGAGCCTCTAGATCAGAAGGTGAGTGCTCATGGGAGATGGCCCGCAGGGATTCTACCGCCTTGTCTCGAACCACTGTCTCCTCCACTGTGGCCAGTGACTCAAGGGGTGGCTGTGGTAAAAACACAAGGTTAGGAaccagtgtttttcttttgtttcagctATGCAATCCTACCCCATGGCCTCACCTGAGACTCCTCTGATCTCCCCACCTGTATCCTTCTGATAAGAAGCTTCCTATAAGCATCTCTCAGGAGGCCCACGTGTGTGTAGCTCTCAATGTACAACAAACATTGATGACAGGGCTCCAACACCCATGAACTAGGTTTTAGGCAAGGCCACTgtatttctcacttttttttttttatcactccTTCTATGTGAGTCTTGTAAAACAGTCTTGATACTGTTCTCATTAATCAAAGAGCAGGTATTCTAGGTAGTTCATCCATCAAGTGAACCTTCCAACCCAAAATGGTAGATGATGCACCTTACCCAAACATTATAACCACAACATCTAATTGTGAATACTTATTATAGGCCAAGTGCCATATGAGGGCATATAAGTCAGCTATAAAAGGGGATTTCAGTGGGCTCCAATTTACACAGACAGGAAGGTCTGTACTCTTCAAAGTCATACCAGTAAATAATAGAACCTTGCCTGACCCAAACTTACAAAAAACTTACAGGCCAAGTGCCCCCGAGTCCCAGTGTGGTTAACTATGCAGAATGGATGGCAAGTATAGATTAAATGCCACTACTGACTTGAGTTAAAGTTACATCCAAAGGTGATCCATTTTGAGGTCATATCTAGCCTCCCTAAATCCTCTGCTTCTTGGTGACCATAGGCAGAACCACAGTTCTCACTCCAAGGtggagaagaggatgaagagactCTGCAGCTTTCACTCACCAGCAGACAGTGCACATACTCAGGCCCTCCCACCAAGGTGGTGAAGGTTCCCAGCTGCTCAGCCAAGGCCAAGAGGACCTCGTCTTCATCATAGATGGTGTCTGTGGACAAAGACCAAGTCCATTAAAAACCCAAGACAAACTAGTAACCCAAGCACGGAGCAAGCAAACACCGCTCAGCTTCTTCACTGTCTTCATCCCTGTCTCCCAGCCTGCCACTCCTCCTCATCTACCTGGTGAAAGAGTAAACTCAAGCCCACATCCGGCTTTGCTGCCCCATGTGTGGGACGGCAGCTGAGCAGCACAACTACTCTAACCCCAACTTCCTCTCAACAGGGACAAAAAAGAGCACATGTGTGCAGCACAGGATGTTCAGTGGGACTTGAAATATGCAGGAACTCACTTTCATGAACTATGTCTTAAGACAGGAAATTGTTTTCTACCCTTTTGGGCTTGGTTCAGCTACTGCTTCTTGCAGATTCCAAGAAGCCCGTAGACTAGGTCAGATCCTTTTCCTGCACTCACTCTCTCCCCCTACTACAACATTAATCAAGCACCGCTACCAGGAGCTTTGATCCCCTGTGCCCAAGACTAGATTTGATGTGCTCCAGATCCTGCCAGAGCTAGAATGAcatgtgaatgaatgaaatgaCTGGGAAAAGAAGCATACTACCCAAACTCAAAGGCCTCTCTCTTTGAAGCCCTGACTCTGCTGAGGGAAACCCTGACCTCTGGTGGAATGTACACTCATTTGCTGTTCATCAGCTTTTTACCATTCTCCACCTTGGACTTGCCAAGCAGAGCAGCCTCAGGAGAAACCTCAACTTCACACTGTttcaagaacagaaaaaaaaaaaaaaaaaaaaaaaaaaaaaaaaaaaaaaaaaaaaaaaaaaaaaaaaaaaaaaaaaaaccacctgttCAACATGTCCAGTCTGGGGCCTTTGTCCCTAGAAAACTAAGTTTGTGGATTTTCTCTCAAGAAACTAGCTGAGGAACTGGAggcatggctcagaggttaagagaactgatggttcttccaggggtcctgagtccaattcccaacaactacatggtaggtagctcacaaccatctatttcgggatctgatgcccttttctgaagagagtgAAAAGATGCATGcagacataaataaatctttaaaaaatatattttaaaaattagctaatGTTCTATACGTATGAGCTAAGAGGCCTTCAGCTTGTGATTGCTGAAACACTATTACTGTTCTGGAAATTGTCTGAGCTCAGAGCAGAAGAAACCTGACATTACTTAGAATCCAAAAGCTCAAAAATAAATCTGTATTAATCACAGTTCCTCTTGATCTTTGGTTGCCCACACTTCTAGGTTCCCACAGTTCATCCtacctgtcactggaccttcatAGGAGCCTTAGTCTTCATTTAAGTTACAGAATCACGCCACCTATCTTACCCATGGACCCTCTGAAGCAGGTGGATGTGAAATCTTGCCCAAAGTCATATCACAGGAAGTCAGAAAAGCAGAGATGTGAAATCAGACCCCAATTCTTCAAAATTAACTAATCCTGCTGACTATGGAGTCTGAGTATAAAATCTCCCTTTGTCACATCCAAACAGAAAAATCTGATGAAAATAGTCACTTCATcttctatgcctcagtttcctcatgtaCAGATCAGCAACAGCAGCATTCCCTGCTTTAAGGTGTTGCTTTGTCACTGAGATGAATGACACTGGAGATGGGCATTTAAGAATATAGGTACCATTCTACTATATAAGGTAACTCAGTAGCACAAAATATGAGTCCAATGGACAGATGGCATGTGACAACTATGTAATAAAAGTTAATGATTACTGCTCTTTAATGCCCAAATCGACAACAAAGGGTAGAGAAGATTATCTTCATTCTAGAGATGAAAAACTAATCGACTAAACTTATCAACACTAACAACTGAAGTTGTAATTCAAGCTAGCTTCTATTGCTTTGTCTTTAGAGGACTATACTTAGGCTCCTGTATAGTAAGTATTGTTTCATGCCACTGTTGCATACGGAAGACTTACAATATATTAACGTACAGTGAGGAATCTTGATCACTTAGCAAGAAACACCCAAGTGTCCTCCCTGTACCTGGGTCTCAGGAATGCTTACCCGTAAGGAAGGGCAGGAGCTCACTTCTGGTCCGTTCAACCCCAAGGGCCAAGGCAATGGTGGAGAGCTTCTTGATGCTATTGAGACGAAGCTAATGAAAGGACAaacaaagggaggaagaaaattaGGGATTTTGCACCCTGAGGAGTTCCACGGCCCTGAAACCATTAGGACAATCCCTGGAAAACTTGCTACTATGCATAAAGACACTCAGTCAGTGATCAGCAGTAGACAGTAAAATCCAACTAAACACTTCTGAGTtcctaaaaaaatatttaacattagcAGTGTTAGCAATGGAAGACAGAACTTCCCCTGCGTCTTTCCAAATTAGACTATATCTGCACTGAACTCTACTCCCAACTCTTCCTCTTTGCTCCATTGCCCCACTACTACAGAGAACACTGGGGAGGTGGTGGCAGGAGAGAGCAGGCAGATCttaattcaaggtcatccttgattcCAAACAATGTTACAGGACAGCCTCAGCTACAAGAACCTGCttcaaaaaacaaatcaacaaccaGGACTGGTGGCTTACAGTGGCAACAGGAACTAACCATCTAATATTACCTTCAGAACAAAACAGTTGTGCATAGTGGTACACCCCTGTGATCTAAGAACTCAGAAGACTGGGACAGAAAGattcttgagtttgagaccagcttgaacTACATAGCAATACCACATCAAACCACCATACCTTACTCCTACTCCTATAAGCAACACTAATTAGGGTGACTATAAGTAGAAGACTGGGAGAAGAAGGGGATCAGTAGGAGTGGCCAGGGCCAGAGAGGATCATGATCAAAACGCATCACGTAGAAGCAGGAGCATTTCATAATGAAACTCGTACTATGAATAATTAAtatatgccaaaaaaaaaaaaaaaaaaaacccaagactaGTATTTACAGttctaacccccacccccagttcagCGGGCTGACCTacaatataaaagtatatatattcagtttccatgtgagCATGTGTTTTTGCTTATGTTTCTGGCTACAAGCTTCCCCCTCACTTAGACCATAACAACCAGAATGTCTCTTGCCCAAAGCCATCCAAAGAAAGCCCCATCTTCCCCATACCTTACT
This genomic stretch from Arvicanthis niloticus isolate mArvNil1 chromosome 30, mArvNil1.pat.X, whole genome shotgun sequence harbors:
- the Ppp2r1a gene encoding serine/threonine-protein phosphatase 2A 65 kDa regulatory subunit A alpha isoform, producing the protein MAAADGDDSLYPIAVLIDELRNEDVQLRLNSIKKLSTIALALGVERTRSELLPFLTDTIYDEDEVLLALAEQLGTFTTLVGGPEYVHCLLPPLESLATVEETVVRDKAVESLRAISHEHSPSDLEAHFVPLVKRLAGGDWFTSRTSACGLFSVCYPRVSSAVKAELRQYFRNLCSDDTPMVRRAAASKLGEFAKVLELDNVKSEIIPMFSNLASDEQDSVRLLAVEACVNIAQLLPQEDLEALVMPTLRQAAEDKSWRVRYMVADKFTELQKAVGPEITKTDLVPAFQNLMKDCEAEVRAAASHKVKEFCENLSADCRENVIMTQILPCIKELVSDANQHVKSALASVIMGLSPILGKDNTIEHLLPLFLAQLKDECPEVRLNIISNLDCVNEVIGIRQLSQSLLPAIVELAEDAKWRVRLAIIEYMPLLAGQLGVEFFDEKLNSLCMAWLVDHVYAIREAATSNLKKLVEKFGKEWAHATIIPKVLAMSGDPNYLHRMTTLFCINVLSEVCGQDITTKHMLPTVLRMAGDPVANVRFNVAKSLQKIGPILDNSTLQSEVKPILEKLTQDQDVDVKYFAQEALTVLSLA